In Pseudokineococcus lusitanus, one genomic interval encodes:
- a CDS encoding dihydroxyacetone kinase subunit DhaK — MSAPFVHPAHEPVARAAAGFARAHADLVALRPEPLHLLARTRHEGRRTGLVSGGGAGHEPLHVGLLGPGLLDGAAPGLVFTSPHNRQVLEAGRSAAGPEGVVLVVKNYTGDVVNFRIAAERLRLEGVRVGEVLVDDDLATDSADNAAGRRGTAATVVVEKLLGAAADEGRGVDDLADLGARVAAASRSLAVASRAQTDPTTGEPAFALGPDELELGVGIHGERAERTVARPPLPDLVDDLVGQVLDALPAGGGDGLLVVVNGLGATTQLELYAVLEEVAEALGRRGAAVADALVGTYVAALDMHGFSVTLTALEPGWLDLWRAPSSSAALTRGSAPVVDAPWVGGGATAPAAAGGTDGAPAADGSVPEGASAPERTLRRWAGDVETAHGDLTRLDRLAGDGDFGDNVRGGLRRVVARLDADGPASRRSGADALAAAGEVFLDEVGGTSGPMVGLMLAELAAAAERAGGETAADDAAWRDGLRAGLAAVRRVGGAEPGDRTLVDALDPAVRALADGGSLADAAAAAAAGADATARVRARRGRAAYLGDRVVGTPDPGAVAMAMLLRAAAGDAGPGDAVAGLLAAGR, encoded by the coding sequence GTGAGCGCCCCGTTCGTCCACCCCGCCCACGAGCCGGTGGCCCGCGCGGCCGCCGGCTTCGCCCGCGCGCACGCCGACCTCGTCGCGCTGCGCCCCGAGCCGCTGCACCTGCTGGCGCGCACCCGCCACGAGGGCCGGCGCACGGGGCTGGTCTCCGGCGGCGGCGCCGGTCACGAGCCGCTGCACGTCGGCCTCCTCGGCCCCGGCCTGCTCGACGGCGCCGCACCGGGTCTCGTCTTCACGTCCCCGCACAACCGGCAGGTGCTCGAGGCCGGCCGGTCCGCCGCCGGGCCCGAGGGCGTCGTGCTCGTCGTGAAGAACTACACGGGCGACGTCGTCAACTTCCGCATCGCCGCCGAGCGGCTGCGTCTCGAGGGCGTCCGCGTCGGCGAGGTGCTCGTCGACGACGACCTCGCCACCGACTCCGCGGACAACGCCGCCGGGCGGCGCGGGACCGCGGCGACGGTCGTCGTCGAGAAGCTCCTCGGCGCGGCGGCGGACGAGGGGCGCGGGGTCGACGACCTCGCGGACCTCGGCGCCCGCGTGGCCGCGGCCAGCCGCAGCCTCGCCGTCGCCTCGCGCGCGCAGACCGACCCGACCACGGGCGAGCCGGCGTTCGCCCTCGGCCCGGACGAGCTGGAGCTCGGCGTCGGCATCCACGGCGAGCGCGCCGAGCGGACGGTGGCCCGCCCGCCGCTGCCGGACCTCGTCGACGACCTCGTCGGCCAGGTCCTCGACGCGCTGCCCGCCGGGGGCGGCGACGGGCTCCTCGTCGTCGTCAACGGCCTCGGCGCGACGACGCAGCTCGAGCTCTACGCCGTCCTCGAGGAGGTGGCGGAGGCGCTGGGCCGCCGGGGCGCCGCCGTCGCCGACGCGCTCGTCGGCACCTACGTCGCGGCCCTCGACATGCACGGCTTCTCGGTGACCCTCACGGCGCTCGAGCCGGGCTGGCTCGACCTGTGGCGCGCGCCGTCGTCGTCGGCCGCGCTGACGCGGGGGAGCGCGCCGGTCGTCGACGCGCCGTGGGTGGGCGGCGGGGCCACGGCCCCGGCCGCCGCGGGCGGGACGGACGGCGCCCCGGCCGCCGACGGCTCCGTGCCCGAGGGGGCGTCGGCCCCCGAGCGCACCCTGCGCCGGTGGGCCGGTGACGTCGAGACCGCCCACGGCGACCTCACCCGCCTCGACCGGCTCGCCGGCGACGGCGACTTCGGCGACAACGTGCGCGGTGGGTTGCGGCGTGTCGTCGCCCGCCTCGACGCCGACGGCCCCGCGTCCCGCCGCAGCGGCGCGGACGCGCTCGCCGCCGCGGGCGAGGTGTTCCTCGACGAGGTCGGCGGCACGAGCGGACCGATGGTCGGCCTGATGCTCGCCGAGCTGGCCGCCGCGGCCGAGCGGGCCGGGGGCGAGACCGCCGCCGACGACGCCGCCTGGCGCGACGGCCTCCGTGCCGGGCTCGCCGCCGTCCGGCGGGTCGGCGGCGCCGAGCCGGGCGACCGCACCCTCGTCGACGCCCTCGACCCCGCCGTCCGCGCGCTCGCCGACGGCGGGTCGCTCGCGGACGCCGCCGCGGCCGCGGCCGCGGGGGCCGACGCCACCGCGCGGGTGCGCGCCCGCCGCGGCCGCGCCGCCTACCTCGGCGACCGCGTCGTCGGGACGCCGGACCCGGGCGCCGTCGCCATGGCGATGCTCCTGCGGGCGGCGGCGGGCGACGCCGGCCCGGGCGACGCCGTCGCGGGGCTCCTGGCCGCCGGCCGCTGA
- a CDS encoding alpha-amylase family glycosyl hydrolase codes for MATSDGSCSTGSAGTRRATSALVRQRSACTAAAPAARPAEGRRAVDEAWWRDAVVYQVYLRSFADADGDGVGDVEGLRSRLPYLAWLGVDALWLTPHYPSGGADGGYDVTDYRAVDAELGSVDDVARLVEDAHALGLRVLLDVVPNHTSDAHPWFREAVADPTSEHARKYVFAPPSPEPPNNWVSLFGGPAWSRTPDGRWYLHLFSPEQPDLDWREPTVADDFEESLRFWLDLGVDGFRVDVAYGLFKDRELRDNPGTYSPTLFGHGDEQRHTWDQPEVHDVWRRWRALVDSYEAADGAPRMLVGEVCLSDLDRVAAYVRPDEMHQSFAFRLLKSPWDAKAFADGVGTALEAFDKVGAPVSWVLGNHDKDRQVTRFGGGAHGLSRARSAAMLLLALPGSPYLYAGEELGLPQVVVPDAVKKDPIFFRSGGLRSGRDGCRIPLPWTTTTEDGSAWGFSPAGTGASWLPQPAGWEDLSVERQAVDPTSTLRLYREALLVRRESRVLGRAGARLERRGDLLAVHVGEGGPGAVTCFVNMGHEDTAVPAGAEVLLVSEPSVDHGDGWVHLPASTAVWVRQG; via the coding sequence ATGGCCACCTCTGACGGCTCCTGCTCCACGGGCTCCGCCGGCACCCGCCGGGCGACGTCCGCGCTCGTGCGGCAGCGCTCCGCCTGCACCGCAGCCGCCCCCGCGGCGCGCCCCGCCGAGGGGCGCCGCGCCGTCGACGAGGCGTGGTGGCGCGACGCGGTCGTCTACCAGGTGTACCTGCGCTCCTTCGCCGACGCGGACGGCGACGGCGTCGGCGACGTCGAGGGCCTCCGCTCCCGCCTGCCGTACCTCGCGTGGCTCGGCGTCGACGCCCTCTGGCTCACCCCGCACTACCCGTCGGGCGGCGCGGACGGCGGCTACGACGTCACCGACTACCGCGCCGTCGACGCCGAGCTCGGCTCCGTCGACGACGTCGCCCGTCTCGTCGAGGACGCCCACGCCCTCGGCCTGCGCGTCCTGCTCGACGTCGTCCCCAACCACACCTCCGACGCCCACCCGTGGTTCCGCGAGGCCGTCGCCGACCCGACCTCCGAGCACGCCCGCAAGTACGTCTTCGCCCCGCCGTCGCCGGAGCCGCCCAACAACTGGGTCAGCCTCTTCGGCGGGCCGGCGTGGTCGCGCACGCCCGACGGCCGCTGGTACCTCCACCTCTTCTCGCCGGAGCAGCCCGACCTCGACTGGCGCGAGCCGACCGTCGCCGACGACTTCGAGGAGTCGCTGCGCTTCTGGCTCGACCTCGGCGTCGACGGCTTCCGGGTCGACGTCGCCTACGGCCTCTTCAAGGACCGCGAGCTCCGCGACAACCCCGGCACCTACTCGCCGACCCTCTTCGGCCACGGCGACGAGCAGCGGCACACGTGGGACCAGCCCGAGGTGCACGACGTGTGGCGCCGCTGGCGCGCGCTCGTCGACTCGTACGAGGCGGCCGACGGCGCGCCCCGCATGCTCGTCGGCGAGGTCTGCCTCTCCGACCTCGACCGGGTCGCCGCCTACGTGCGGCCCGACGAGATGCACCAGTCCTTCGCCTTCCGGCTGCTCAAGTCGCCGTGGGACGCCAAGGCCTTCGCCGACGGCGTCGGCACGGCGCTCGAGGCCTTCGACAAGGTCGGCGCGCCGGTCTCGTGGGTCCTCGGGAACCACGACAAGGACCGCCAGGTCACCCGCTTCGGCGGCGGCGCGCACGGCCTCTCGCGCGCCCGCTCCGCGGCGATGCTCCTGCTCGCGCTGCCGGGCTCCCCGTACCTCTACGCCGGCGAGGAGCTGGGCCTGCCGCAGGTCGTCGTCCCCGACGCCGTGAAGAAGGACCCGATCTTCTTCCGGTCCGGGGGGCTGCGCAGCGGCCGTGACGGCTGCCGGATCCCGCTGCCGTGGACGACGACGACGGAGGACGGCTCGGCGTGGGGCTTCTCGCCCGCCGGGACGGGCGCCTCGTGGCTGCCGCAGCCCGCCGGCTGGGAGGACCTCTCCGTCGAGCGCCAGGCGGTCGACCCGACGTCGACCCTGCGCCTCTACCGCGAGGCGCTGCTCGTGCGGCGCGAGTCCCGCGTGCTCGGCCGCGCCGGCGCCCGGCTCGAGCGGCGCGGCGACCTCCTCGCCGTCCACGTCGGCGAGGGCGGCCCCGGGGCCGTGACGTGCTTCGTCAACATGGGCCACGAGGACACCGCCGTGCCCGCGGGCGCCGAGGTCCTCCTCGTCTCCGAGCCGTCCGTCGACCACGGCGACGGCTGGGTGCACCTGCCCGCCAGCACGGCCGTGTGGGTGCGCCAGGGCTGA
- a CDS encoding PIG-L deacetylase family protein, which produces MCTCTTTTVLAVGSHPDDIELGCGGALAKHVARGDRVIMLVITTGQAGPGDVTARTREQEEAAAVLGAELRWGGLPDGSVSAHELQLVHTIESLIRQEGVDVVYTHGLQDTHQDHRAVALATLGAARHCKRVLCYDSPSSYHFAPSVFVDITDAFDKKVTALRCHASQVAHSAMASTSLVTTQAGYRGFQARVEHAEGFVPHRVQLDV; this is translated from the coding sequence ATGTGCACGTGCACCACCACGACCGTCCTGGCCGTCGGCTCGCACCCGGACGACATCGAGCTCGGCTGCGGGGGAGCCCTCGCCAAGCACGTCGCCCGGGGGGACCGGGTGATCATGCTCGTCATCACGACGGGCCAGGCGGGTCCCGGCGACGTCACCGCCCGTACCCGCGAGCAGGAGGAGGCCGCCGCCGTCCTGGGCGCCGAGCTGCGGTGGGGCGGGCTGCCGGACGGGTCGGTGTCGGCCCACGAGCTGCAGCTGGTGCACACCATCGAGAGCCTCATCCGCCAGGAGGGCGTCGACGTCGTCTACACCCACGGGCTGCAGGACACGCACCAGGACCACCGTGCCGTCGCGCTCGCCACGCTGGGTGCGGCTCGCCACTGCAAGCGCGTGCTCTGCTACGACTCGCCGTCGAGCTACCACTTCGCCCCGTCCGTCTTCGTCGACATCACCGACGCCTTCGACAAGAAGGTCACCGCCCTGCGGTGCCACGCCTCCCAGGTGGCGCACTCCGCCATGGCGTCGACGTCCCTGGTGACGACGCAGGCGGGCTACCGGGGCTTCCAGGCACGCGTCGAGCACGCCGAGGGCTTCGTGCCCCACCGGGTGCAGCTCGACGTGTGA
- a CDS encoding glycoside hydrolase family 6 protein, which yields MRVTAAVALLGVLALAGCGTVPSPPEEPQAPQALFGGMPLYVDPASPAAVEAATAEAAGRYADADAYAVIAEQPVATWFSGQQEDTFAAAERLTTAAARAGQVPVLVVYNMPHRDCGQYSAGGAADAQTYYDWLGALSAGIGDRPALVVLEPDAVTHALQGCGAGEAPEDTYALLTTAVDILGQREATQVYVDAGHAGWVEDAEALAAALRESGVSRADGFALNTSNFQTTADSLRYGEELSDLLDGTSFVVDTSRNGNGPPEAAAGDVDAWCNPPGRALGDSPTFATGSPLAVAFLWVKQPGNSDGACRDGEPEAGAWWPEQARALVRDRGGAQLLPPGDG from the coding sequence GTGAGGGTCACCGCGGCGGTCGCGCTGCTCGGCGTCCTCGCCCTGGCGGGCTGCGGGACGGTCCCGTCACCCCCCGAGGAGCCGCAGGCGCCGCAGGCCCTCTTCGGCGGGATGCCGCTGTACGTCGACCCGGCGAGCCCCGCGGCGGTCGAGGCGGCGACCGCCGAGGCCGCAGGGCGCTACGCGGACGCCGACGCCTACGCGGTGATCGCCGAGCAGCCCGTGGCCACCTGGTTCTCCGGTCAGCAGGAGGACACCTTCGCCGCGGCCGAACGCCTCACCACGGCGGCGGCCCGGGCCGGGCAGGTCCCCGTCCTCGTGGTCTACAACATGCCCCACCGGGACTGCGGGCAGTACTCCGCCGGGGGGGCCGCCGACGCGCAGACGTACTACGACTGGCTCGGCGCCCTGTCCGCGGGCATCGGGGACCGGCCGGCCCTCGTCGTGCTCGAGCCGGACGCGGTGACGCACGCCCTCCAGGGCTGCGGCGCCGGCGAGGCGCCCGAGGACACCTATGCCCTGCTGACCACGGCCGTGGACATCCTCGGCCAGCGCGAGGCCACGCAGGTCTACGTGGACGCGGGGCACGCGGGCTGGGTCGAGGACGCGGAGGCGCTGGCCGCGGCCCTGCGGGAGTCGGGCGTCTCGCGGGCCGACGGCTTCGCCTTGAACACGTCCAACTTCCAGACCACGGCCGACTCCCTGCGCTACGGCGAGGAGCTCTCCGACCTGCTCGACGGGACGTCCTTCGTCGTCGACACCTCGCGGAACGGCAACGGGCCGCCGGAGGCCGCGGCCGGTGACGTCGACGCGTGGTGCAACCCGCCCGGGCGGGCGCTGGGGGACTCACCCACGTTCGCCACCGGGTCACCGCTCGCCGTCGCCTTCCTCTGGGTGAAGCAGCCGGGCAACTCCGACGGGGCGTGCCGGGACGGCGAGCCCGAGGCCGGCGCCTGGTGGCCGGAGCAGGCGCGCGCCCTGGTCCGGGACCGCGGCGGCGCGCAGCTCCTGCCGCCCGGGGACGGCTGA
- a CDS encoding galactose oxidase early set domain-containing protein: protein MKRSTALKLRNRAVVGGVAVLLVAVNGPQVAIGTDRASTFWQESRPDYMAANGSWTTVELPPEYQLNGVHSVLLATGKVLVVAGSGNNEHHFEAGTFRTLLWDPATDQMRTIDTPEDLFCGGHAFLPNGNVLIAGGTKKYEVLESDVERAAGVLTIHNDAIYEVDTPVPVGTVFVDDATGVEYRTTEDTVLPMVRKLAGGGKEPTSVRVWVEAVEPGTGDDFTGEGHQLTWKGDDRPGLYGQADTIDSAKQDYWGLDASYEFDIYKEQYVEVGDLNRARWYPSLFSAAGSNPDDDSIFAVSGLDEYGQFIDENQGTTEEYDVHAKTWTPRPDLDMPFPTYPALFRGADGKILYSGSSTGYGPAERLRAPGTWDLTTNEFAEIPGGLREPEMNETSSSILLAPAQEQDVLVAGGGPVGDTPGSTARVDVISFDDARVTPAPDLVQPGRYVSAVNLPTDDVLLTGGSRGYRGSNRSDNFAAQLYTPATNTMEEVAPNHVGRNYHSEALLLPDGSVLTLGSDPLYGDAENETAGTFEKRFEIYQPPYFFTEGARPMVLKAPESVERGTTFEVRASGNIASARLVRPSAVTHVTDTEQRSVALDVERTGSGALALTLDANENLTPAGHYMLFLVDENGKPSVAQWVHVP, encoded by the coding sequence GTGAAGCGCAGCACCGCCCTCAAGCTCCGCAACCGCGCGGTCGTCGGCGGCGTCGCCGTCCTGCTGGTCGCCGTCAACGGCCCTCAGGTCGCGATCGGCACGGACCGTGCGTCGACCTTCTGGCAGGAGTCGCGGCCCGACTACATGGCCGCCAACGGCTCGTGGACGACGGTCGAGCTCCCCCCGGAGTACCAGCTCAACGGGGTCCACTCCGTGCTGCTGGCCACCGGCAAGGTGCTCGTCGTCGCCGGGTCCGGCAACAACGAGCACCACTTCGAGGCCGGGACGTTCCGCACCCTGCTGTGGGACCCCGCCACCGACCAGATGCGCACCATCGACACGCCGGAGGACCTCTTCTGCGGCGGCCACGCCTTCCTGCCCAACGGCAACGTCCTCATCGCCGGCGGCACGAAGAAGTACGAGGTGCTCGAGTCCGACGTCGAGCGAGCCGCCGGTGTCCTGACGATCCACAACGACGCCATCTACGAGGTCGACACCCCGGTCCCGGTCGGCACCGTCTTCGTCGACGACGCCACCGGCGTGGAGTACCGCACCACCGAGGACACCGTCCTGCCGATGGTGCGCAAGCTCGCCGGGGGCGGCAAGGAGCCCACCTCCGTACGGGTGTGGGTCGAGGCGGTCGAGCCCGGCACCGGCGACGACTTCACCGGCGAGGGCCACCAGCTCACCTGGAAGGGCGACGACCGCCCCGGCCTCTACGGCCAGGCCGACACCATCGACTCCGCCAAGCAGGACTACTGGGGCCTCGACGCGTCCTACGAGTTCGACATCTACAAGGAGCAGTACGTCGAGGTCGGCGACCTCAACCGGGCGCGCTGGTACCCCTCGCTCTTCTCCGCCGCCGGGTCGAACCCGGACGACGACTCGATCTTCGCCGTGTCGGGTCTCGACGAGTACGGCCAGTTCATCGACGAGAACCAGGGCACCACGGAGGAGTACGACGTCCACGCCAAGACGTGGACGCCGCGCCCCGACCTCGACATGCCTTTCCCGACGTACCCGGCGCTCTTCCGCGGTGCGGACGGGAAGATCCTCTACTCGGGCTCCTCCACCGGCTACGGCCCCGCCGAGCGGCTGCGGGCGCCCGGCACCTGGGACCTGACCACCAACGAGTTCGCCGAGATCCCCGGGGGCCTGCGTGAGCCGGAGATGAACGAGACGTCGAGCTCGATCCTCCTCGCCCCGGCGCAGGAGCAGGACGTGCTCGTCGCCGGCGGCGGCCCCGTGGGCGACACCCCCGGCTCGACCGCCCGTGTCGACGTCATCAGCTTCGACGACGCCCGGGTCACGCCGGCGCCCGACCTGGTGCAGCCCGGGCGGTACGTCTCGGCGGTCAACCTGCCGACGGACGACGTACTGCTGACCGGCGGGTCCCGCGGGTACCGCGGCTCGAACAGGTCCGACAACTTCGCCGCGCAGCTGTACACGCCGGCCACCAACACGATGGAGGAGGTCGCGCCGAACCACGTCGGGCGCAACTACCACTCCGAGGCGTTGCTGCTGCCCGACGGCTCGGTCCTCACCCTGGGGTCGGACCCCCTGTACGGCGACGCCGAGAACGAGACCGCCGGGACCTTCGAGAAGCGCTTCGAGATCTACCAGCCGCCGTACTTCTTCACCGAGGGTGCCCGACCCATGGTCCTCAAGGCGCCCGAGTCGGTGGAGCGGGGCACGACCTTCGAGGTCCGCGCGTCGGGGAACATCGCCTCCGCCCGCCTGGTGCGTCCGTCCGCCGTCACCCACGTCACCGACACCGAGCAGCGGTCGGTCGCCCTGGACGTCGAGCGGACCGGTTCCGGTGCCCTGGCGCTGACGCTGGACGCCAACGAGAACCTCACGCCGGCAGGTCACTACATGCTCTTCCTCGTCGACGAGAACGGGAAGCCGTCGGTCGCGCAGTGGGTGCACGTCCCGTGA
- a CDS encoding glycosyltransferase family 2 protein — protein sequence MSVTEGIHRDNIHTYDAYTRLAGPLTDPGPGPYTVRFRNLIARDGRRRHAYPLLAAAVVFEVTFLVWLLQPAHHPTDLVGWAHYVSFGLIAAVGLIEVLRLINVTTLVRATLNAADPVPVLPEAGHRLAFLTTIVPGKEPVEMAEKTLVAAKAIRHDGVLDIWLLDEGDDPDVRAMCERIGVRHFTRHGVEKWNQESGKHKRRTKHGNYNAWFVEHGHAYDFWVSVDTDHVPHPDLARRLMGYFRDPDVAFVVGPQVYGQNHDNFVTKASESQQYLFHSVLQRAGNRWTTPMFVGTNNAVRLQALREIDGLADSITEDAATSLVWHTRKNSLTGRTWKSVYTPDVLAVGEGPGNWSDFFTQQNRWARGTNEVMVRSFHRFAAKLSWGRRLHYLFLMSYYPSAAMSWILGNINVAIYLWTGAGGVRVAANIWLMLYLNAAVMQVGIYFWNRRYNVSPHEEEGSSGILGMFVSILSAPMYVVALIDAVRGKNVPFAVTPKGSGSVGDSLAVFRKNIAWGVLIGISLVASAVLGHHHPTMLFWAFLALAICFTPVLIWKGTELHGASVTRRAGRRIPHQRVRTAAPRDLVVPLDTDHQPDTPAVLEARP from the coding sequence GTGAGCGTCACGGAGGGCATCCACCGGGACAACATCCACACGTACGACGCCTACACGCGTCTGGCCGGGCCGCTCACCGACCCGGGCCCCGGGCCCTACACGGTCCGCTTCCGCAACCTCATCGCCCGGGACGGCCGCCGCCGGCACGCCTACCCGCTGCTGGCCGCCGCCGTGGTCTTCGAGGTGACCTTCCTCGTCTGGCTGCTGCAGCCGGCGCACCACCCCACCGACCTCGTCGGGTGGGCGCACTACGTGAGCTTCGGGCTCATCGCCGCCGTCGGCCTCATCGAGGTGCTGCGGCTCATCAACGTCACCACCCTCGTGCGGGCGACTCTCAACGCGGCCGACCCGGTCCCCGTGCTGCCCGAGGCCGGTCATCGTCTGGCGTTCCTCACCACCATCGTCCCCGGCAAGGAGCCGGTGGAGATGGCGGAGAAGACGCTCGTGGCCGCCAAGGCCATCCGCCACGACGGCGTCCTGGACATCTGGTTGCTCGACGAGGGGGACGACCCCGACGTGCGGGCGATGTGCGAGCGGATCGGTGTCCGCCACTTCACCCGCCACGGGGTCGAGAAGTGGAACCAGGAGTCCGGCAAGCACAAGCGCAGGACCAAGCACGGCAACTACAACGCCTGGTTCGTCGAGCACGGCCACGCCTACGACTTCTGGGTGTCGGTCGACACCGACCACGTCCCGCACCCGGACCTCGCGCGCCGGCTGATGGGGTACTTCCGCGACCCGGACGTCGCCTTCGTCGTCGGCCCCCAGGTGTACGGGCAGAACCACGACAACTTCGTCACCAAGGCGAGCGAGTCCCAGCAGTACCTGTTCCACTCGGTGCTGCAGCGCGCCGGGAACCGCTGGACCACGCCGATGTTCGTGGGCACCAACAACGCCGTCCGGCTGCAGGCGCTGCGGGAGATCGACGGGCTCGCCGACTCGATCACCGAGGACGCAGCCACGTCGCTCGTGTGGCACACCCGGAAGAACAGCCTGACCGGTCGCACGTGGAAGTCGGTCTACACGCCCGACGTGCTCGCCGTCGGCGAGGGCCCGGGGAACTGGTCGGACTTCTTCACCCAGCAGAACCGATGGGCGCGCGGCACCAACGAGGTGATGGTCCGCTCCTTCCACAGGTTCGCCGCCAAGCTCTCCTGGGGCCGGCGCCTGCACTACCTGTTCCTCATGTCGTACTACCCGTCGGCGGCGATGAGCTGGATCCTCGGCAACATCAACGTCGCCATCTACCTGTGGACGGGGGCCGGCGGCGTCCGGGTGGCGGCCAACATCTGGTTGATGCTGTACCTGAACGCCGCGGTGATGCAGGTGGGCATCTACTTCTGGAACCGTCGGTACAACGTCTCTCCCCACGAGGAGGAGGGGTCCTCCGGCATCCTCGGGATGTTCGTGTCGATCCTCTCGGCGCCCATGTACGTGGTCGCGCTGATCGACGCGGTCCGCGGCAAGAACGTCCCCTTCGCGGTCACCCCGAAGGGCTCCGGATCGGTCGGCGACAGCCTCGCGGTCTTCCGCAAGAACATCGCCTGGGGCGTGCTCATCGGCATCTCGCTCGTGGCGTCGGCCGTCCTCGGCCACCACCACCCCACGATGCTGTTCTGGGCCTTCCTCGCCCTGGCCATCTGCTTCACGCCGGTGCTGATCTGGAAGGGCACCGAGCTGCACGGCGCCTCGGTCACCCGCCGTGCCGGCCGGCGCATCCCCCACCAGCGGGTGCGCACGGCCGCCCCCCGCGACCTCGTCGTGCCGCTCGACACCGACCACCAGCCCGACACGCCCGCCGTCCTGGAGGCCCGCCCGTGA
- a CDS encoding glycoside hydrolase family 6 protein yields MPVRHATSRRHRLLAQVGTAVVTAALLTGTGAPAVGAEPVASRSWTLSAGAGAVRAATGTPGGTEALLRSPGSATTTLTGAGRVVLRARGDQCAGAPRAQVAVDGRTLGTVQVVNASGWWEYPVGDPVSAGRHQVVVTFLNDHRTATCDRNLFAGWIALVPGPTTPVVRPTPTPPPPTTPAPTTGNPFAAAAPFADPASTALRDARRQADPALRELELRTASPATSLWVGDWLSASAVRSEVGRYATAARAAGRTGVLTVYAIPGRDCGSYSAGGLAPDAYRTWVRAVADGLRGTGTAVVLEPDALAQLGACPQGDRVGLLRDAVTVLADAGAVVYLDAGHSGWTTPEVMATRLRQAGVDRARGFATNVSNFRTTADERAYGQRLSALLGGKRFVVDTSRNGQGPGSTWCNPTGRGLGTTPRAVQDGTALDALLWIKRPGQSDGTCGGGPAAGTWWPRQAQELARNAVR; encoded by the coding sequence ATGCCCGTCCGCCACGCCACCTCTCGCCGCCATCGCCTCCTGGCCCAGGTGGGGACCGCCGTCGTCACCGCCGCCCTGCTCACGGGGACCGGGGCGCCGGCCGTCGGGGCCGAGCCGGTCGCCAGCCGGTCGTGGACCCTCTCCGCCGGGGCGGGGGCGGTCCGCGCGGCGACCGGGACGCCCGGCGGGACCGAGGCGCTGCTCCGCTCGCCGGGGTCGGCGACGACGACGCTGACCGGCGCGGGACGGGTGGTGCTGCGGGCGCGCGGCGACCAGTGCGCGGGGGCGCCCCGGGCGCAGGTGGCCGTCGACGGGCGGACCCTCGGGACCGTGCAGGTGGTCAACGCCTCGGGCTGGTGGGAGTACCCGGTGGGCGATCCCGTGAGCGCAGGCCGCCACCAGGTCGTCGTCACCTTCCTCAACGACCACCGCACCGCGACGTGCGACCGCAACCTCTTCGCCGGCTGGATCGCCCTCGTACCCGGCCCCACGACGCCGGTCGTCCGCCCCACGCCGACGCCGCCCCCGCCCACGACGCCTGCCCCGACCACGGGCAACCCCTTCGCCGCCGCAGCGCCTTTCGCGGACCCGGCGTCCACCGCGCTGCGGGACGCGCGCCGGCAGGCAGACCCCGCGCTGCGCGAGCTGGAGCTGCGGACCGCGTCCCCGGCGACGTCGCTGTGGGTCGGCGACTGGCTCAGCGCGAGCGCGGTCCGCTCCGAGGTCGGGCGGTACGCGACGGCCGCACGGGCGGCCGGCCGCACGGGTGTCCTCACCGTCTACGCGATCCCCGGGCGGGACTGCGGCAGCTACTCGGCGGGCGGGCTGGCGCCCGACGCCTACCGCACCTGGGTGCGCGCCGTCGCCGACGGCCTGCGCGGGACCGGGACGGCCGTCGTGCTCGAGCCGGACGCCCTCGCGCAGCTGGGCGCCTGCCCGCAGGGCGACCGCGTCGGCCTGCTGCGCGACGCCGTCACCGTCCTGGCGGACGCGGGCGCCGTCGTCTACCTCGACGCCGGCCACTCCGGCTGGACGACCCCCGAGGTCATGGCCACGCGCCTGCGCCAGGCCGGCGTCGACCGCGCCCGCGGCTTCGCCACGAACGTCAGCAACTTCCGGACGACCGCCGACGAGCGGGCCTACGGCCAGCGGCTGTCGGCGCTGCTCGGCGGCAAGCGCTTCGTCGTGGACACCTCGCGCAACGGGCAGGGCCCGGGGTCGACGTGGTGCAACCCCACCGGTCGCGGCCTCGGGACCACGCCGCGGGCCGTCCAGGACGGCACCGCCCTGGACGCGCTGCTGTGGATCAAGCGGCCCGGGCAGTCGGACGGGACGTGCGGCGGCGGCCCCGCCGCCGGTACCTGGTGGCCGCGCCAGGCCCAGGAGCTCGCCCGCAACGCCGTCCGGTGA